A genome region from Triticum aestivum cultivar Chinese Spring chromosome 2B, IWGSC CS RefSeq v2.1, whole genome shotgun sequence includes the following:
- the LOC123042304 gene encoding auxin-responsive protein SAUR21-like, whose amino-acid sequence MCNVITIPSFAWLRRAVRRWRNRRSTSAPVPAGHVAVCAEGARFMVRLGHLSHPAFLELLRQAEEEYGFPSGASGPVALPCDEGRLRDVLRRVSSSSGSEEPRRSSSCRRRGDSRPLLQGVAVEKLFP is encoded by the coding sequence ATGTGCAACGTCATCACGATCCCGTCCTTCGCCTGGCTGCGCCGCGCCGTGCGCCGGTGGCGGAACCGCCGGTCCACCTCCGCCCCGGTGCCGGCGGGGCACGTCGCGGTCTGCGCGGAGGGCGCGCGGTTCATGGTGCGGCTGGGGCACCTGAGCCACCCGGCGTTCCTGGAGCTgctccggcaggcggaggaggagtACGGCTTCCCGTCCGGCGCCTCCGGCCCAGTCGCGCTCCCCTGCGACGAGGGCCGCCTCCGCGACGTCCTCCGCCGCGTCTCTTCCTCGTCGGGCTCCGAGGAGCCACGCCGCTcctcctcctgccgccgccgcggcgacTCGCGGCCGCTGCTGCAGGGGGTTGCCGTCGAGAAGCTCTTCCCGTGA